The proteins below are encoded in one region of Desulfohalovibrio reitneri:
- the cooS gene encoding anaerobic carbon-monoxide dehydrogenase catalytic subunit yields MAEKKPAAPEELSIWKDAQQMIKKARKDGVETVWDRLDEQIPACKFCEQGLTCKKCVMGPCRLTPGRGRRERGVCGADADLTVARNFGRFVAAGAASHSDHGRDLVETLLAIGKGETTDYAVREPEKLRAVAAEAGLDPDGKNDQELARELAETFVQDFGFATDSLSFMSRVPEQRKQVWEKLGIPPRGIDRDVVEMMHRTHMGVDCDPASICLHAARVSLTDGWGGSMIATEISDIVFGTPSPSRSKVNLGVLKEDQVNLLVHGHSPIVSEMVLAMARDQEYIDKAKAAGAQGINVAGLCCTGNELLMRKGVPMAGNHLMTELALVTGAVDAIVVDYQCIMPSLVGIADCYQTAFISTSNKAHFPGATHIDFRHDNALQSARGVLDMAIEAYAKRDPNRVEIPDEPVDLMTGFSNEAILGALGGSPEPLVEAVKDGAVRGVVGIVGCNNPRLKHDHVHTNLARELIKRDVLVVVTGCATVAMGKAGLMVPEAADQAGEGLAAVCRKLGIPPVLHVGSCVDNARIIHLCAVLAKALGVDISQLPVAASAPEWYSEKAAAIGLYAVASGIYTHLGLPPHITGSEMITNLALEGLDDLVGACFGVEPDPFKAADLIDARIKDKREGLGLTP; encoded by the coding sequence ATGGCCGAGAAGAAACCAGCCGCTCCGGAAGAACTGAGCATCTGGAAAGACGCCCAGCAAATGATCAAAAAGGCGCGCAAGGACGGGGTGGAGACCGTCTGGGACAGGCTCGACGAACAGATCCCGGCCTGCAAATTTTGCGAGCAGGGACTGACTTGCAAGAAGTGCGTCATGGGCCCCTGTCGGCTGACTCCTGGCAGGGGCAGGCGCGAACGGGGCGTGTGCGGCGCGGACGCCGACCTGACCGTGGCCCGCAACTTCGGCCGTTTCGTGGCCGCGGGCGCGGCCTCCCACTCGGACCATGGCCGCGACCTGGTGGAAACCCTTCTGGCCATAGGCAAGGGAGAAACCACGGACTACGCCGTACGAGAGCCCGAGAAGCTACGCGCCGTGGCCGCCGAGGCCGGGCTCGACCCGGACGGCAAGAACGACCAGGAACTGGCCCGGGAGTTGGCCGAAACCTTCGTGCAGGACTTCGGCTTCGCCACGGACTCGCTTTCCTTCATGAGCCGCGTTCCCGAACAGCGCAAACAGGTCTGGGAAAAACTTGGCATCCCCCCCCGGGGCATCGACCGCGACGTAGTGGAGATGATGCACCGCACCCACATGGGTGTGGACTGCGACCCGGCCAGCATCTGCCTGCACGCCGCGAGGGTTTCCCTGACCGACGGCTGGGGCGGCTCCATGATCGCCACCGAGATTTCGGACATCGTTTTCGGCACCCCTTCTCCCAGCCGCTCCAAGGTCAACCTGGGCGTGCTCAAGGAGGACCAGGTCAACCTGCTGGTGCACGGCCACAGCCCCATCGTCTCCGAAATGGTGCTGGCAATGGCGCGCGACCAGGAATACATCGACAAAGCCAAGGCTGCGGGAGCCCAGGGCATCAACGTGGCCGGGCTGTGCTGCACCGGCAACGAACTGCTCATGCGCAAGGGCGTGCCCATGGCCGGCAACCATCTGATGACGGAGCTGGCGCTGGTGACCGGGGCTGTGGACGCCATCGTGGTGGACTACCAGTGCATCATGCCCTCCCTGGTGGGCATTGCGGACTGCTACCAGACCGCATTCATCTCCACATCGAACAAAGCGCACTTCCCCGGGGCGACCCACATCGACTTCCGCCACGACAACGCACTGCAAAGCGCCAGAGGGGTCCTGGACATGGCCATTGAGGCCTACGCCAAACGAGACCCCAACCGGGTGGAGATTCCCGACGAGCCGGTGGACCTCATGACCGGCTTCTCCAACGAGGCAATCCTCGGCGCACTGGGCGGCTCTCCCGAACCTCTGGTCGAGGCGGTCAAGGACGGCGCGGTGCGCGGCGTGGTGGGCATCGTTGGCTGCAACAACCCGCGCCTGAAGCACGACCACGTGCACACCAACCTGGCGCGGGAGCTCATCAAACGCGACGTGCTGGTGGTGGTCACGGGCTGCGCCACCGTGGCCATGGGCAAGGCCGGACTGATGGTGCCGGAGGCGGCGGACCAGGCAGGCGAAGGGTTGGCGGCAGTCTGCCGCAAACTGGGCATCCCGCCTGTGCTGCACGTGGGCAGCTGCGTGGACAACGCCCGCATCATCCACCTCTGCGCCGTGCTGGCCAAGGCCCTGGGCGTGGACATCTCCCAACTGCCCGTGGCCGCCAGCGCCCCGGAATGGTATTCGGAAAAGGCCGCGGCCATCGGGCTCTACGCCGTGGCCAGCGGCATTTATACCCACCTGGGTCTGCCGCCGCACATCACCGGCAGCGAGATGATCACCAATCTGGCCCTGGAAGGGTTGGACGATCTCGTGGGCGCGTGCTTCGGCGTTGAGCCGGACCCCTTCAAGGCGGCCGACCTCATCGACGCGCGCATCAAGGACAAACGCGAGGGTCTCGGACTGACCCCCTAG
- a CDS encoding Crp/Fnr family transcriptional regulator — MKSRLMDINLLDELARPEFEGLRRELTSRSFLAGQVISSPHSHHNSVFVVASGRARVFLAYDDKEFTLCFLEPGDVYTTHTRAHVVALEPLTLWLVDTNRFKILLQDHPHLPRTMVLVLGDILKSTFSIINSLAFKDIPRRVAEFVVYAARNQGTPSDDGVLVRFDLTTQQLASIVGSSRQSVSETLSRLEREGWIRRHGRGVYLVPDVDALERTANDL, encoded by the coding sequence ATGAAAAGCCGGTTGATGGACATCAACCTCCTGGACGAACTCGCCCGGCCCGAGTTCGAAGGCTTGCGGCGGGAGTTAACCAGCCGCTCCTTCCTCGCCGGGCAGGTGATCTCCTCCCCCCACTCCCACCACAACAGCGTCTTTGTGGTGGCCTCCGGCCGGGCCCGGGTATTCCTGGCCTATGACGACAAGGAATTCACCCTCTGCTTTCTGGAGCCGGGGGATGTGTACACCACCCACACCCGGGCCCATGTGGTGGCGCTGGAGCCGTTGACACTGTGGCTGGTGGACACCAACCGCTTCAAGATCCTCTTGCAGGACCACCCCCACCTCCCCCGCACCATGGTCCTGGTGCTGGGCGACATCCTCAAGTCCACCTTCTCCATCATCAATTCGCTGGCCTTCAAGGACATCCCCCGCCGTGTGGCGGAATTCGTGGTCTACGCCGCCCGCAACCAGGGCACGCCCTCGGATGACGGCGTGCTGGTTCGCTTCGACCTGACCACGCAACAACTCGCCTCCATCGTCGGGTCGAGCAGGCAATCCGTGTCCGAAACCCTTTCCCGGCTGGAGCGCGAAGGCTGGATTCGCCGCCATGGACGCGGCGTCTATCTGGTGCCGGACGTGGACGCGCTGGAACGGACCGCCAACGATCTCTAA
- a CDS encoding MauE/DoxX family redox-associated membrane protein, translated as MFFAAGVLKMADVGGFTETIRAFGMVPWSLAPVLAVALPVLEVASGVGLALNYRWAHFLAAGMLLVFMAVLLRAKTLGLDIDCGCYGPSDPEAEAFASIDSSLYRDAFMLAALGLVWWRRRAFGEGARSS; from the coding sequence ATGTTTTTTGCCGCCGGTGTGTTGAAAATGGCCGACGTGGGCGGATTCACCGAAACCATCCGTGCCTTTGGCATGGTTCCCTGGTCACTCGCCCCGGTTCTGGCTGTGGCGCTGCCCGTGCTGGAAGTGGCCTCCGGAGTGGGGTTGGCCCTGAATTATCGCTGGGCGCATTTCCTGGCCGCTGGAATGCTTCTTGTTTTCATGGCCGTGCTGTTGCGGGCAAAGACCCTGGGGCTGGACATCGACTGCGGCTGTTACGGCCCCTCTGACCCCGAGGCTGAAGCATTCGCCTCCATCGATTCCTCGCTGTACCGGGACGCATTCATGCTGGCTGCCCTGGGGCTGGTCTGGTGGCGGCGCCGGGCATTTGGGGAAGGCGCCCGTTCCTCGTGA